CGCAGATGCAAAATCAATTGGATTAGTTGGTCCGGGTGTAATGGGACGTACAGCAGTATCCGCTTTTGTTGCAGTTCGCCCTGCGATTGACACGATTAAAATCAAAGGTCGTAGCCAAAAAAGTATCGATGAATTTGTCGTATGGCTTAACGAAAATCATCCGCAAATCACGAATGTATCAATTGTAGATACAGTTGAAGATGTAGTACGCGATTCAGATATCGTAACTTACTGTAATTCTGGTGAAGTGGGCGATCCGAATACTTATCCGATCGTAAAACGCGAATGGGTTAAACCAGGTGCATTCTTGGCCATGCCAGCGACATGTAATATTGATGAAGGTATGCAGTCCTCTGATGTACGTAAGGTTTTAGATAATCCTGGTATGTATGAAGCGTGGTTCGAAGAAGTTCCTAAACCTGCACATAACACAATTCCATTGATTGGCGTTAAATTCCTGGATCTCGTTGCAGAAGGAAAAATGCAACATGAAGAGTTAGAAGATCTTGGAAAAATTGTTGCAAAAGAAGCACCTGCACGTCAAAACGATGAAGAAATTATTCTAATGTCAGTGGGTGGTATGCCAGTGGAAGATGTCGCATGGGGAACAGTAGTTTACGAAAATGCCTTAAAACTCGGTATTGGCGTGAAACTGAATCTGTGGGAACAACCAGAGCTTCGTTAATTCATTTAAATCAAATTTTATAGGACATATCAAATGAGCAAAATCACTAAAGTAAACACAGGTTCAGTTTTCGAAGAAAAAGGTAGTTATTCTCGTTTAGTGGCTGTAGATAACTGGATTTATGTATCTAATACAGCAGGACGTAATCCTGAAACAAAACAGATTTCTGAAGATGTATTGGAACAAACACAGCAAGTTTTCGATAACATCGAAGCAGCATTAACTGCTGTAGGTTCATCATTAGCTGATGTAGTTATGTCGCGTGTATTTATCCAAGATCCTGCAGATACAGCAGTAGTGATGGAATTTATTGGTCAAAAATTTAAAGGGATCAATCCAGCAACTACGGTTACATGTCCGCCATTAGGCTCACAGATTTATAAAGTTGAGCTTGAAGTAACGGCATTCCGTGGTGCTTCAAAACTAGAACTTGAACATATCAAGATCGCGTAATAGCAGGCCGATCGATGTCAATCATCGATCGGCTTCATATACTCCCTAAAGATAAGGATGGATTGAATGGTTCCTACGATTGTTCCTGTTAGGACTTCAAATGAATTACCACAATCGGCTGCAGTTGTGATTATTGGCGGTGGTATCGTTGGCTTAAATGCAGCATTGACCTTGGCAGAACGAAATATTTCTGTGGTTGTGATCGAAAAAGGTCAAATAGCAGGCGAGCAATCATCACGTAATTTAGGTTGGGTTCGTAAAACGAATCGTTTGGCAGATGACGTACCACTTGCACTAGCTTCAGACCGCTTATGGTCAGAAATGAATGAACGTGTTGAGGGTGAGGTTGGGTATCGTCAAGCGGGTATTATGTTTCTATCGACCGATAATGCACAAATTGAACTACAAAAAAAATGGCTGAAGTCTGTAGAGCATCTAAATTTAGATTCAAGAATCATCAGTGCTGATGAAGTAGATGAGCTTGTTCCGCATGGTCAGGGGCAATGGGCTGGTGCTTTGTATACGCCATCTGATGGTCGCGCAGAACCTACACTTGCTTCAAGTGCCATCGCTAAAGCAGCAATCAAAAAAGGCGCTATTATTGTAGAAAAATGCGCTGCTCGACATTTAGATATCCAAAATGGACGTGTTGTTGGCGTACACACTGAAAAAGGCACCATCAGTTGCGAACAAGTGTTACTCGCAGGTGGTTTATGGTCACGAAAATTTTTAGGCAATTTAGGTATTTCATTGCCGACCCTACCATTAATTTGCTCGGTATTTAAAACTAAACCGATGCAAGGGCCAACTGAAATTGCAGTAGGTGCAGGTAACTTCTCTTTCCGTAAACACATTGATGGTGGTTATATCATTACTCAACGTGGAAAATTGGACGCTCCATTAACACCAGACCACCTTTTAATTGGTACCAAATATTTGGATCAGTTAAAAGCACAACGAGACTTTCTCAATATTTCTTTAGGGAAGTTCTTCTTTAAGGAACTTGTTACACCAAGACGTTGGTCTAAAGATTCAGTCACACAATTTGAGAAAACTCGAATGATGGATCCATTAGCCAATGAAAATTTGAACCAAGATGCGTTTAAAAACTTATGTGCAGCTTGGCCAATGTTTAAAGATGTAGAAATTGAAAATACTTGGGCGGGTATGATTGATGTTACGCCAGATTCAAACCCAATTATCGATTTTATTCCAAATATTCAAGGTTTAACGATAGCAACTGGGTTCTCTGGTCACGGTTTTGGTACGTCACCGGCTGCAGGCCATCTCGCAGCAGATTTGATTTCAGGTCATACACCCATTATTGATCCAACACCATATAGCTTTAAACGCTTGTAAAAAGATTGGGGTTAGCCTTTCAGCAGGGGCTAATCCCACACTATTTATGGTTTAAAACTTTTAAAATGAGCTCACGCTTACTTTTAACCATTGTTTTTTGAAAAATATGATAAATATGCGTTTTTACAGTAGCGAGACTGACATATAAGTCGTCGGCAATTTCTTGGTTTTTTTTACCTGTTAGAATGTGTTGTAAGACTTGTCGTTCAGAACGTGTTAATAACTTAGTAATGTCGTTAGACGTTTGTTTCTCGGGTTCAGTGGTTAAATAATCTTGTGCATTGAATTGAGCTAAATCGAAACAGCTACGGATAATTTGTATTTCTTGAGCAGAAAATGCAGATTCATTTTCGCTTCGAATTAAGCTAATACCTAAACATGATTTTCGATTTGATTTAAAAAATAATTCTATATTGTCAATGACTTGATTTTGTTTAAGAAAGTCTTGATAAGACTCTGGAATATCCTGATTTTTCAAATGAACAATAGAGTTTCGCTGTGTGTCACTGTTAATGGCATTGATAGGATCATACTGACACATTTGAGTGACATAATGATTAATTGAGTGGCGAGGAATATTTTTAGAATAATAAGAATTAAATACCGGTGTTGATTGCGCAGATTCTAAGTGATAGGCAAAAAAGCTTTGTAGAGGAATTATGCGACTCAATGCTGAAATAAAATTATCAACGAACTCATTCCATGTTTTTGGCTGCATATTTTAGAACTCCATAAAAGATGAGTGAAGCCGAGCAAATATTGCGATGGCATTCATCATGTATGGAACACTCAAATGACGTTATCGAAATTGTGCAATTTTAAAATCACTAAATATTTCAAAATATTTAATTAGGAGTCTTTTAATTCAATACTTTTATGAATTTTAATACTTCAGTTAAAAAATGCTTAATTTTGATAATGCTTATTTCTGAATCTCCATAGACTGAATGAATAATTGTTCATGGAGAAAAAGATGACGGACAATAATTCATTAAAACAAGGAAGCCTAGGGCTATTCACAGTCATCTTCTTTGTTGTTGCAGCAGCTTCACCACTCACAGGTGTCGTCGGTGCATTACCAGTAACTTTCTTTATTGGTAATGGTGTAGGGGTGCCGAGTGTATTTATTATGGCGGGTCTATTGCTTTTAATATTTAGCTTTGGCTTTGTCACGATGAGTAAATATGTCGTTAATGCAGGGGCCTTTTATGCGTATATCGTACAAGGTGTCGGGGTTCGATCAGGCCTTGGTGGTTTAAGTATTGCCTTGTTGGCCTATACAGCGATTCAACTTGCAGTAAGTGCAATGTTCGGATTCTTCACTGACGAGTTTATGCGCTCACAATGGGGGATTGAAATTCCATGGTGGGTATATGCCATAATTATGCAAACCATTGTAGTGATCTTAGGGGTAAATAAGGTCGAAATTGGGGGCAAGGTTTTAGGGCTGATATTGTTATTAGAAGTTGGCATTGTACTTCTGTTGGATCTCTTCATTACTAAAAATGCAACAACGCTAACATACAATTCTTTTTCTCCAAGTGTATTCTTGGATGGAAATCTTGGTATTTCTCTCGTATTTGCAATCTGTTCATTCATTGGTTTTGAGGCGACAGCAATTTACTCGGAAGAGTGCAAAGACCCACACAAAACGGTGGCGCGTGCCACAATTATTGCGGTGTGCATTATCACCGTATTTTATGCAATTACCTCATGGGCATTAATTCAATCGGTTGGTGAGCAAAAACTTGTAGAAGCGGCAGCTGCCAATCCAGGTTTGATGGTTTACAACATCGCAGAAAGTCATTTAGGTTCATGGGCAATTCAGCTGATGTCTCTATTGCTGATTACAAGTCTTTTTGCAGCGACACAAGCCTTCCATAATTCACTTGCACGTTATTTGTTTACGATGAGTCGTGATGGATTAGGGTGGTCAAAAATGGCTAAGGTTCATCCGCGTAATAACACGCCATATGTTGCTAGTATTGTACAAGGGGGCTTCATTATTGCCATTATTGCAACAGCCGCTATCACAGCGATGGACCCAATGGTAGATGTGTTTTCTTGGGGATCAGTGATTGCAAGTATGGCCATCCTCATTCTTCAAATTGGTGTATCTATTGCGGTCATCAGTTTCTTTAGAAAAAACAAACATCTAAATGCGCCATTATGGAGCACATTGTTTGCCCCGCTATTAGCTGTGGTTGGTATGGCGACAGTTTTGGTGCTCGTGATTCAAAATATTGGAACTTTAAGTGGAAGTGAATCACCTCTAATCCAAATTATTCCATGGTTTGTATTTGGGTGTGCACTGTTTGGGATCATTTGGGCGCAGTTGATACAAATGGTCAATCCAGAAAAATTCAAGAAGTTAAGAAAACTGATTGAATACATTTAATTTATTCAATTAAACACCCATAAAAAAGCAAAAAAATGCGATTCAAAAGAGTCGCATTTTTATATTTTTTGCTATTGGGGAATATTTTCCAAAAATAGATACTTAATTTAGTTAAAATATTAACTAAATTAAAATAAAAATATCAATCACGGATAAGATTGGTATGTATATTGCAGTACTTGAGATAAGTACGAATCATTTTACAATGAGAAGAACGGATGCATTTACAGTGGAAAAATGAAAACCAATGTATTACCGAGTCAGGTTTACATTCAGCAATTCTAAAAGACTGGACTTTAACTTATGACCAAGTTTCTTCGGGTCGTTTTGAAAGTTTCTTACGTGAAATTAGTTTTGATGGAATTCAAATTTATGAAGAAAAATTTAAGCCATCAATCTTTCAAAGAGGTGAAGCTCTAAAAAATTCGCTTTGTCTTGGATTATTCTCAGAGCTGTCAAATGAAGCAATATGGTTAGGTAAGAACGTTACAGGACATGAAATATTATCGTGTTGTGATGGCGATGAGATCCTCTTGCGAACGCCTGAAAATAGCGCATTTTATTCACTGACGATTCCCTTTGAAATGTTGGGGGCACAACATTTTGAACATGATAATATTCGTTATAATAATATTCTAGCGACTGATTATAGTGAGAAATTTTATTTCAAATTCATTAATTTATTAAATAGTATTCTTGAGAATAGAAATTTTTTGAACCAAGAAACAACTAGGCAACAAGTGAAATGTGACATTCTAAATTTAACAGATCAATTTTTAACAGTTTCAAATGAGCATTTCCAACCCACTAAAATTTCAGTTCAAAAAGCACGTCAAGTAGTGAAAAAAGTCTGCGGATTATTGCAAGATAACCCAGATTATTGTTACTCAATTGATGAATTATGTCAGCTCACTTTTACGTCTCGTCGTACATTACAAAATTGTTTCGAGCTGATTACGGGTCAAAGCCCCGCTTTATTATTAAAAATTATTAAACTGAATGCTGTGCGTCGTGCCTTGCTTAAATCGACTGAAAATGCATGTATTAGCAATATTGCAGCGCAATGGGGTTTTTGGCATTTATCTCAATTTTCTGTAGACTATAAGAAATTATTTGGTGAAACACCTTCACAAACTTTAACTCAGCGTAGACATTAAAATATTGAATTAAAAAAATAGTAAATATATTAAATAACTTAAATATATTTACTATTTTATATTTTAATTGCTGTTTATATATTTAATGATTCAGTTGCCTGAGTAAGTTTCTGAACGACATCTTCAATATTGATTTTACCTAAATGTACGATGCCAATCGCCATATGACGCCCTTGTAATGGCATAAAAATACCAATCGCATCTTTTTGAAAAATCCCTTCCGAATAAGCATAACCTTGAGCACGCGCAACTTTTATGTCTTCTGAATCATTTTCGGAAGCGGGATAAGTGGATGCGATCGCTAGCCCTGAGGCAGCATACCCAAGTGGCAAGCGTGAACCGAGTTGATAATTGATTTGTATCACATTTGAATGCGCTGCGGCTGTTTTGACCACCACACAATCCGGGCCTTCTGCAATAACCAGTGAGGCACTCGATTGCGTTTCTTTTGCCAGCCAATTGAGTACGTGCTGGGTAGCAAAAGGGATGGTTTTTTCAAATAGCGCATGCAAAGAAGATACTTTGGAAGTTAATTCCAAACATTGATTGTCATTGGTTTTGATATAACCCAACGCGGTCAATGTACGTGTAATACGGTATGCAATTGTCCGATTAATTTGTAGCTGCTCTGCCAATTGTGCAACAGTCAGTTGAGCATGCTTATTTGCAATTAATTCAAGGGCTGTCAGTCCACGCTCAAGCGTTTGCAATGTTTCCATAATTCCAAATATCCCAATGGCAAAAACAGATTCTGTCTAACAACTAATACATTGTTTCAAATTTAACATATTAAACAATTGACAAAAGAATAGCTCATTCATATTCTAATACTATATTAGTACATTATGTACGATTATAGAACAAGGATGTTCAATATGAATTCAAATGTCACTTTAGATAACAAGTGTCCATTCCATGATCAAATTAAAGCTTCAGGAAAAAGCTTTGATATGTTCGCTCAGGCTTATCAAACTGATCCTGCAGATTCTCTAAAAGATTTTCGTGAACAACTCCCCATTTTTTATTCAGAAAAAATGGGGTATTGGATCGTCACGCGTTATGACGATGTAAAAGAAATTTTCAGAGATCCTATCGTTTTTTCTGCATGTAATGCCTTGGAAAAGCTCACACCTTCGTGTCCTGAATCATTAAAAATTTTAGAAAAGTATGAATACGGTATGAACCGTACTTTAGTGAATGAAGATGAACCAGTGCATATGGAACGTCGACGTGCACTAATGGATGCATTTACACCCCAGAATTTGGAACCACATCGGCTGTTTGTTAAAAATCTTGTGAAAGAAAAAGTGGATCAATTTATCCATAAAGGTCGAGCAGATTTGGTTCAAGAAATGCTTTGGGAAGTGCCTTTGACGGTTGCTTTACATTTCTTGGGTGTTCCTGAAGATGATATGGATGAATTACGTAAATTCGCAGTGGCACATACGGTAAATACGTGGGGTAGACCGAGCTTAGAAGAACAACTTGAAGTTGCTGAAGGTGTTGGACAATTTTGGCAATATTCAGGACGAGTGCTAGAAAAAATGAAAAACACCCCAGATGGTGAGGGGTGGATGTATGACATGATTGCCAAAAACCGAGTCATGCCAGACGTAGTAACAGATAACTATCTGCATTCAATGATGATGGCCATCATGGTCGCTGCACATGAAACAACCGCTTTAGCATCAGCTAATGCCTTCAAACTTTTACTTTCAAACCGAAAAAATTGGCAGAAAATTTGTGAAAATCCTGCACTTATTCCAGGTGCTGTAGAAGAATGTTTGCGCCATTCAGGTTCAGTTGTTGCTTGGCGTCGCCAAGCAACGCAGGATGTGGAATTAAATGGTGTTCAGATCCGTAAAGGCGACAAATTATTTTTGGTTTCGGCTTCTGCAAATCATGATGAAATGCATTTTGAAAATGCAGATGATTTTGATATCTATCGTGATAATGCCATAGAACATTTAACTTTTGGTTATGGTGCCCATCAATGTATGGGGAAAAATATCGGGCGTATGGAAATGTGTATTTTCATTGAAGAACTCGCTCGACGTATTCCAGATTTAACCTTATGTGAACAAAAATTTAGTTATTTAGCCAACACTTCATTTAGAGGGCCGGAGGCACTTTGGGTAGAGTGGGATGTAAAACAACTACATGAAAATGATCAAGTGCCTGCTTTGAGCTTTCCAATTGGTGCACCTGATACAAAAGCGATGACCCGGCCTGTGGTTGTCAAATCTATTCGCGATGAAGCAGAGGATGTGCTGCGTATTGAATTATCTGCGATTGATGGAGACTCATTACCTAAATGGAGTGCGGGAGCACATATAGAACTCGTACTCAAGAATGGATTAAGTCGTAAATATTCATTATGTGGCGACATCAATGATCCGTTTTATACCATTGCGGTGAAACGAGAAAGTAATGGGCGAGGAGGTTCATTGTGGATACACGACTATCTAACCGCAGGCGATGTAATTCAAATTAAAGGACCTAAAAACTTTTTTAAATTGAATTTGAATGCGAAGGAATATGTGTTAATTGCGGGCGGTATTGGAATTACGCCAATCTTAAGCATGGCTAATACTTTAAGAGCACAGTCTAAACCTTACCGCATACTTTATTTGGCACGTCATCGTAAGCAAATGGCACTTCTGGATGAAGTACTGGCACATGGTCACTCTGCCGAATTATATATCTCTACAGAAGGTCAAAAATTAGAGATAGAACCATTATTAGATGGGCTATCAGAGGGGACACAAATATGTGCATGTGGCTCTGAAACCCTTCTTGACTCATTAACTGCATATCGTGAGCAGTTCCCTCATATTCAAATCACAATTGAACATTTTAGTACGGGTTCAAGTTCATTACTCAAAGCGGATGATGTGGCTTTTGATGTTGAGCTCATCGACAGTGGTATCACTTTGACCGTGCCTAAAACACAAACTTTACTCGAGTGCTTACTCGAAAAAGGTTTCGATGTGCCTCATGACTGCTGTGAAGGTCTATGTGGAAGTTGTCAATTAGATATTGACGACGGTGAAATCGACCATCGAGATAAAGTCATGACCAAAACAGAACGTGACAGTATGAAGCTCATGATTAGCTGCTGTTCAAGGGGGAAAGGCAAGTTAAAAATCAAATTATAGAAATTATTTTTAGCGTTGAGATGGATATAAAAAACTTTGGTAAAGGAATATGAAATGGAAGATATAAAATCAGTGGCTGTAACAGACTTAAATCATCAAGAGAGTCATTCTTCAGCTGCAGCAGATAAGAAAGTTGCTTATGCAACAATGATTGGTACGACTATCGAATGGTATGATTATTTTGTTTATGCTGCAGTTGCAGGTTTAGTTTTTAATCAACTTTTCTTTGCACCAGCAGGTCCGTTAATCGCGAATTTATTAGTATTTGCATCGATTGGTATTAGCTTCTTATTCCGTCCATTTGGTGCGTTCATTGCTGGACATTATGGCGATAAGATCGGCCGACGTGCGATGTTAGTGTTGACGCTGATCCTGATGGGTGGCTCTACGGTCTTGATTGGACTTATGCCGACCTATGAAACTATTGGTATTGCAGCACCTATCTTATTAATTTTACTGCGTATTCTTCAAGGTATTTCAGCTGGTGGTGAATGGGGCGGTGCTGTTTTAATGGCTGTTGAACATGCACCAGAAAAGAAAAGAGGACGTTTTGGTGCTTTCCCTCAGCTTGGCGTACCATTTGGCTTACTACTCGCGTCTTTAGTCCTTGTAGTCATGACAAAATGGGTATCTCCAGGAGATGCATTTGTAGAATGGGGCTGGCGTATTCCATTTCTTTTAAGTCTTGCTTTACTTGTCATTGGTCATTGGATTCGTCGCTCAATTGGTGAAAGCCCAGTTTTTGAAGAGATTAAGCAACGTAAATCAACAATTCAAAATCCAATCCGTGTTTTGTTTAAACATCATAAATTAAAAGTATTACTTGCTGCATTATTATGTGCAGGTACAACGGGTTTAGGATATATGACCACTGGTGGCTTTATTCAAAACTATACGACAAATCCAGCAGGACCAATCGCACTTGATCGTAGTACAATTTTGATGCTTGTCACGATTTCAGGTTTGGTTTGGGCAGCCTTCACTTGGTTCTCTGCATGTATGTCAGACAAGTTTGGCCGTAAGAAAGTTTATATATTTGGTGCTTTATTACAGTTATTCGCTGCTTTCGCACTATTCCCACTTGTAGGTACAGCGACTTACCTCGGCATTGGTTGCGGGATTTTCTTACTTTCAATGGGTGCAGGATTTACGCATGGTGTAAATGCGATTGTCTATACTGAATTATTCCCAGCGTCTATCCGTTTCTCTGGTATTTCAATTACCTATGCAATTGGATCTATCATCGGTGGCGCATTTGCACCATTGATTGCTGCTTGGTTGATTGGTGTGACGGGTACGACGACGTCTGTAACAATTTACTTAATGATCGTTGCATCGCTTGCACTTACTGCTATTTTACTGCTTAAAGATCGTACTGGTATTCCTTTAGGTATTGAGCACGAAGAAGAGCAAAATAAATCTCCATTTATTTGGAGTAAATAAATTATATTTCATATAATTTAAAGCAGTGACATTTTAAGAGATGCTAAGGATTTTATATCTTTAGCATCTTTTTTTATATAAAAATATTGTCTTAATCAATTAATTAATATATTAATTAATAGGTAGAAATGAGCTAGAAAATTCGACACAACGAGGAAGTTGGTGGTCGATCAAACATAATTTAAGGATGAGAAAATGGATTTAGAATCGTTTGATTACATCGTGTGTGGTGCAGGGTCTGCTGGGTGTGTCGTAGCAACACGTTTAATTCAGGAAAATAAAGGCAGCATACTATTATTAGAAGCAGGTGGAGACGACAGTCATATTTGTATAAAAATGCCTGCTGGTCTATCTTAAAGTGAAAGAGGGCTCCACCCGACAGTCAGGGTGGAGGTGAATTTCAAGGATTTTAACCTTGTTGGTTTTCAATGTATTTTTTAATAATATCCAAAGGTGCGCCACCACAAGACCCTGCAAAATATGAGCGTGACCACAAAACAGGTTTTGCATAACTACCACGTAAATCTAAAAACTCATTTCTCATTCTTCTGCTTGTTACTGATTTTAAGTTATTTACCAATTTACTGAGTTGAACTGTCGGTGGGTACTGAATAAGCATGTGAACATGGTCAGCTTCACCATTACATTCCTTTAATTCCGCATCAAACTCTTTGCAGATTTCAGATGCACACTCAATAAAATACTTATAGAATTTTCTTTCTGTACTTAGTAATAAACACTAAATGTACATGCAAATTAAAGGCTGAATGTCGGTTTTTATATATTTCTGTCATTGGTGAATGGCTTAATTAGTGGTAGTATTTATACATATTAACACATACACACTCATTTATGAAAATCAACAAAGCGTACAAATTTAGGCTTGAGCCTAATGCAGAACAGGAGCTTGTTTTAAACAAGTTGCTTGGTTCTGCACGTTTTGTTTGGAATCAGATATTGGCTACATCATTCGAGATGCTTGCTAATAATGAGCGAATTAACAAAGTTAATTTAGTTAATAAAATCCCTGAATTACGCAAAAAGCCTGAGTGTGCTTTTTTAGAAAACAGTTCAAATGGTGTCTCACTTCAACAAAAAGTTCGTGATCTTGGTGATGCTTGGGGTAAATTCTTCGATAAAAAAGAACAAGCCAAGCTAAAGCAAAAACCATTCAAAGCTAAGAAGCCAAAATTTTTTAAATTACCCGATGGTAATGAAATTCAACTTAGACCACTCATGCCACGATTCAAGAAAAAATCAGATGGTTATGATTCAATTCGTATTGTTCAATTTAATAGGTATTGTTGGGTTAAAGGCAACCAAGTTAAATTGCCTAGTGATATTGGCGTTGTAAAATTTAGAAAATCACAAGATATTTTAGGCGAGATTAAGAACGTCACACTCTCAAAGCATGTTGGCAAGTGGTATATCTCTTTTGGTGTTGAAAACACAATTGAAACACCAATTCACCCATCTAAATCAGCTATTGGTGTTGATCTTGGCATCAAGAAATTGGTCACAACCTCTAATGGTCAGGTATTCAACCCGATCAATAGTTTTAAAGCCAATCAAGTGAAATTAGCTAGACTTCAACGCAAGTTGAAAAAGAAAACCAAGTTCAGTGAAAATTGGAAAAAACTTAATTTAAAAGTTAACAAACTACATCATCATATTGCCAATATTCGGCATGACTACTTGCACAAAGTCACTACAACTCTCAGCAAAAACCACGCAATGATCGTAGTTGAGGACTTAAAAGTAGCTAATATGTCGAAGTCTGCAAAAGGCTCAATTGAGAAAAAAGGAAAGAATGTTAAAGCCAAATCAGGCTTAAACAAATCAATCCTAGATCAAGGGTGGTCAATGCTTGTTGATATGTTGGAGTATAAGCAACAATGGCGAGGTGGCTTACTTGTTAAAGTTGACCCTAAATATACAAGTCAGACTTGTAGTTCATGTGGTCATGTTGCAAAAGAAAATAGGCTCACTCAGGCAAACTTTAACTGTATTGAGTGTGGTTTTAGCGAGAATGCGGATATAAATGCTTCTCGCAATATTTTGGCGGTGGGACACACCGTTTTGTCTGTGGAGGGTGGATGCGGTAAAGGTCGCCTTGTGAAGCAGAAAGCAAGCGAAATCCGTGAGGGAGTCGCCTAAGAGCTTTTGCTTTTAGAATCCTCCACTTGAGCTAGTCGAAAGTGGTGGGAGTGTGTCAATCCAAGTGGAAATACCAATGCGCCAACCATTGCTGTGGCTGAAAAAGGTGTCGAACTGTTGATACAGCGTACATAACTGAGACTTTGGTCGTATAGGTTCGGACTGAAATTCATCCTTAAGGATGAGTTTGCTGAACCTATTCACCGCTAAAATGTAAGCTAAAGTCGATCAAAGAAATAGGGATATGAGATGAATACAAATT
This is a stretch of genomic DNA from Acinetobacter sp. NCu2D-2. It encodes these proteins:
- a CDS encoding tyramine oxidase subunit B, whose translation is MTYDTKIDFIYLSEQDMIKAGVTDMPACVDTMEEMFGLLYHGDYRMAGPNNDSHGAMVVFPEESPFPTMPKPTADRRFMAMPAYLGGRFQKAGVKWYGSNIANREKGLPRSILMFTLNDADTSAPLAYMSANLLSAYRTGAIPGVGARHLARADAKSIGLVGPGVMGRTAVSAFVAVRPAIDTIKIKGRSQKSIDEFVVWLNENHPQITNVSIVDTVEDVVRDSDIVTYCNSGEVGDPNTYPIVKREWVKPGAFLAMPATCNIDEGMQSSDVRKVLDNPGMYEAWFEEVPKPAHNTIPLIGVKFLDLVAEGKMQHEELEDLGKIVAKEAPARQNDEEIILMSVGGMPVEDVAWGTVVYENALKLGIGVKLNLWEQPELR
- a CDS encoding RidA family protein; the protein is MSKITKVNTGSVFEEKGSYSRLVAVDNWIYVSNTAGRNPETKQISEDVLEQTQQVFDNIEAALTAVGSSLADVVMSRVFIQDPADTAVVMEFIGQKFKGINPATTVTCPPLGSQIYKVELEVTAFRGASKLELEHIKIA
- a CDS encoding NAD(P)/FAD-dependent oxidoreductase, coding for MVPTIVPVRTSNELPQSAAVVIIGGGIVGLNAALTLAERNISVVVIEKGQIAGEQSSRNLGWVRKTNRLADDVPLALASDRLWSEMNERVEGEVGYRQAGIMFLSTDNAQIELQKKWLKSVEHLNLDSRIISADEVDELVPHGQGQWAGALYTPSDGRAEPTLASSAIAKAAIKKGAIIVEKCAARHLDIQNGRVVGVHTEKGTISCEQVLLAGGLWSRKFLGNLGISLPTLPLICSVFKTKPMQGPTEIAVGAGNFSFRKHIDGGYIITQRGKLDAPLTPDHLLIGTKYLDQLKAQRDFLNISLGKFFFKELVTPRRWSKDSVTQFEKTRMMDPLANENLNQDAFKNLCAAWPMFKDVEIENTWAGMIDVTPDSNPIIDFIPNIQGLTIATGFSGHGFGTSPAAGHLAADLISGHTPIIDPTPYSFKRL
- a CDS encoding response regulator transcription factor, producing MQPKTWNEFVDNFISALSRIIPLQSFFAYHLESAQSTPVFNSYYSKNIPRHSINHYVTQMCQYDPINAINSDTQRNSIVHLKNQDIPESYQDFLKQNQVIDNIELFFKSNRKSCLGISLIRSENESAFSAQEIQIIRSCFDLAQFNAQDYLTTEPEKQTSNDITKLLTRSERQVLQHILTGKKNQEIADDLYVSLATVKTHIYHIFQKTMVKSKRELILKVLNHK
- a CDS encoding APC family permease — protein: MTDNNSLKQGSLGLFTVIFFVVAAASPLTGVVGALPVTFFIGNGVGVPSVFIMAGLLLLIFSFGFVTMSKYVVNAGAFYAYIVQGVGVRSGLGGLSIALLAYTAIQLAVSAMFGFFTDEFMRSQWGIEIPWWVYAIIMQTIVVILGVNKVEIGGKVLGLILLLEVGIVLLLDLFITKNATTLTYNSFSPSVFLDGNLGISLVFAICSFIGFEATAIYSEECKDPHKTVARATIIAVCIITVFYAITSWALIQSVGEQKLVEAAAANPGLMVYNIAESHLGSWAIQLMSLLLITSLFAATQAFHNSLARYLFTMSRDGLGWSKMAKVHPRNNTPYVASIVQGGFIIAIIATAAITAMDPMVDVFSWGSVIASMAILILQIGVSIAVISFFRKNKHLNAPLWSTLFAPLLAVVGMATVLVLVIQNIGTLSGSESPLIQIIPWFVFGCALFGIIWAQLIQMVNPEKFKKLRKLIEYI
- a CDS encoding helix-turn-helix domain-containing protein, which produces MHLQWKNENQCITESGLHSAILKDWTLTYDQVSSGRFESFLREISFDGIQIYEEKFKPSIFQRGEALKNSLCLGLFSELSNEAIWLGKNVTGHEILSCCDGDEILLRTPENSAFYSLTIPFEMLGAQHFEHDNIRYNNILATDYSEKFYFKFINLLNSILENRNFLNQETTRQQVKCDILNLTDQFLTVSNEHFQPTKISVQKARQVVKKVCGLLQDNPDYCYSIDELCQLTFTSRRTLQNCFELITGQSPALLLKIIKLNAVRRALLKSTENACISNIAAQWGFWHLSQFSVDYKKLFGETPSQTLTQRRH
- a CDS encoding IclR family transcriptional regulator; protein product: METLQTLERGLTALELIANKHAQLTVAQLAEQLQINRTIAYRITRTLTALGYIKTNDNQCLELTSKVSSLHALFEKTIPFATQHVLNWLAKETQSSASLVIAEGPDCVVVKTAAAHSNVIQINYQLGSRLPLGYAASGLAIASTYPASENDSEDIKVARAQGYAYSEGIFQKDAIGIFMPLQGRHMAIGIVHLGKINIEDVVQKLTQATESLNI